The following are from one region of the Sphingobium sp. TKS genome:
- a CDS encoding LysR substrate-binding domain-containing protein has protein sequence MPVNLPTNLLRSFVAIVDTGSMLNASEQVFVTQSALSLQIKRLEELVQQTLFLREGRRLNLTSAGEVLLDYARRVLLLHDEAVAAVSAGRFAGPARIGMVQDFADSLLSGLLSRFSELHPDAQIYARVAGTAELQTLLDRRELDILLGFAAPNDPHAVTIAPMSWYGEAALVEREVIPLAVLEEPCRFREAAIRALEDSGRQWRIAVETPNLATLKAAVGAGLGVTCRTHLFLGDSEALEHEKLPQLPRVAAILRAGEKLDKAAHRLAELARETVQTL, from the coding sequence ATGCCGGTCAATCTGCCCACCAATTTGCTTCGCAGCTTCGTTGCCATCGTCGACACCGGATCGATGCTGAACGCGTCGGAGCAGGTGTTCGTGACTCAATCCGCGCTCAGCCTCCAGATCAAGCGGCTGGAGGAACTGGTGCAGCAGACGCTGTTTCTTCGGGAAGGGCGGCGGCTGAACCTGACCTCCGCCGGGGAAGTGCTGCTCGATTATGCACGGCGCGTGCTGCTGCTGCATGATGAAGCCGTCGCGGCGGTCAGCGCCGGCCGTTTCGCAGGGCCGGCGCGCATCGGCATGGTCCAGGATTTTGCCGACAGCCTGCTCAGCGGGCTGCTGTCGCGCTTTTCCGAACTGCACCCCGACGCGCAGATCTATGCGCGGGTCGCCGGCACCGCCGAGTTGCAGACTTTGCTGGACCGCCGCGAACTGGACATTTTGCTGGGTTTCGCCGCGCCCAACGATCCGCATGCGGTGACGATCGCCCCGATGAGCTGGTATGGCGAGGCCGCGTTGGTCGAGCGCGAGGTGATTCCGCTGGCCGTGCTGGAGGAGCCCTGCCGGTTCCGCGAAGCCGCGATCCGGGCGCTGGAGGATAGCGGGCGGCAATGGCGGATCGCGGTGGAAACGCCCAATCTGGCGACACTAAAGGCGGCGGTTGGTGCGGGGCTGGGCGTCACCTGCCGCACCCATTTGTTCCTTGGCGACAGCGAAGCGCTGGAACATGAAAAGCTGCCGCAGTTGCCCCGCGTCGCCGCCATCCTGCGCGCAGGCGAAAAGCTGGACAAGGCGGCGCATCGTCTTGCCGAACTGGCGCGGGAGACGGTTCAGACGCTCTGA
- a CDS encoding ABC transporter permease, whose amino-acid sequence MTVVTVNRGGPGYSDVRRFSLARFGGRWLSPVILLLLWELGSRSGLIPERTLAAPSAVIGTLIEMLLSGELPSNLLVSFARVAVGLLIGVGLGLGLGLVAGLSRTGELAVDPLMQIKRTIPALALTPLFIVWFGIGETPKVALIAFGTIFPVYLNLYSGIRSVDLRLLDAAKSFGLSRWEQIWHVVLPSALPSLLVGLRYALSVSILVLVVAEQINASAGLGYLINNARDFMRTDIIVVCLMVYAILGLGADWLVRSIEARALIWRPSIVEQ is encoded by the coding sequence ATGACGGTTGTGACAGTGAACAGGGGCGGTCCCGGATATTCCGACGTCCGGAGATTTTCTCTGGCGCGCTTCGGCGGACGCTGGCTTTCGCCCGTCATTCTGCTGCTGCTCTGGGAATTGGGGTCGCGCAGCGGTCTGATCCCCGAACGCACCCTGGCCGCGCCCTCCGCCGTGATCGGCACGCTGATCGAAATGCTGCTCTCGGGCGAATTGCCTTCGAACCTGCTGGTGTCCTTCGCCCGAGTCGCAGTCGGCCTGTTGATAGGGGTGGGCCTTGGCCTTGGCCTTGGCCTCGTCGCCGGTCTGTCCCGCACCGGGGAGCTTGCGGTCGACCCGCTGATGCAGATCAAGCGGACCATTCCCGCGCTCGCGCTGACGCCGCTTTTCATTGTCTGGTTCGGCATTGGCGAGACGCCCAAAGTGGCGCTGATCGCTTTCGGGACCATCTTCCCCGTCTACCTCAATCTCTATAGCGGCATTCGAAGCGTCGATCTGCGCCTGCTGGATGCGGCGAAGAGCTTTGGCCTCAGCCGCTGGGAGCAGATCTGGCATGTGGTGCTGCCGTCCGCGCTGCCCTCGCTGCTGGTGGGGCTGCGCTATGCCTTGTCCGTTTCCATCCTGGTTCTGGTCGTGGCGGAGCAGATCAACGCCTCGGCGGGGCTCGGCTATCTCATCAACAATGCCCGCGATTTCATGCGGACCGACATCATCGTCGTCTGCCTCATGGTCTACGCCATTCTCGGCCTTGGCGCCGACTGGCTGGTCCGCAGCATCGAAGCCCGCGCCCTGATCTGGCGCCCCAGCATAGTGGAGCAATAA